A region of Jonquetella anthropi DSM 22815 DNA encodes the following proteins:
- the rmuC gene encoding DNA recombination protein RmuC: MTIQFIGWAAAVSALCAACALAVAIWHVRLSRRDSDDALDMMIGLLQEEMKDQRAEALQRGAESSRDVRDALDSYGRRAAESFDRLSGLQTRQMESLERHTTDQLLSVQQRLGEQETKLAEALARLESENSRRVDELRQAVSERLETTLSRRLGDSFAQVSGQLEAVQRGLGEMQGLAGDVGDLQRTLTGVKTRGTWGEVQLESLLSQILAPAQYERSVALDPDSAERVDFGLKIPTGDPDEPPLWLPLDAKFPLASYERLLAARERGDADGEAAGRRELIKALDLQAASVRKKYVRPPVTTDFALLFLPSESLYAEALRDPSTLPSLQERHRVVPVGPTTLAALLNSLRLGFRALAISRRSGEIWRILGDVKTEFARFGEVLERVRKQLGAAANSIEETGRRTRAMEQRLEGVERSDEPEGREPEGPAPSHKKAEALR, translated from the coding sequence GTGACAATCCAGTTTATCGGCTGGGCTGCGGCCGTCAGCGCGCTGTGCGCGGCCTGCGCTTTGGCCGTCGCGATCTGGCACGTCAGGCTGTCCCGGCGCGACAGCGACGACGCCCTCGACATGATGATCGGCCTGCTTCAGGAGGAAATGAAGGACCAACGGGCCGAAGCGCTCCAGCGCGGCGCCGAAAGCAGCCGGGACGTGCGCGACGCTCTGGACTCTTACGGCCGGCGGGCGGCGGAGAGCTTTGACCGGCTGAGCGGACTTCAGACCCGACAGATGGAGTCGCTTGAGCGGCACACGACCGATCAGCTTCTGTCGGTTCAGCAACGACTCGGCGAGCAGGAGACAAAACTGGCTGAGGCCCTCGCCCGGCTTGAAAGCGAGAACTCCCGGCGGGTCGACGAGCTCCGTCAGGCGGTCAGCGAACGGCTTGAGACCACCCTGTCCCGACGGCTGGGCGACTCGTTCGCCCAAGTCAGCGGACAGCTGGAAGCAGTTCAGCGCGGCTTGGGAGAGATGCAGGGGCTGGCAGGCGACGTGGGCGACCTTCAGCGGACCCTCACGGGCGTCAAGACCCGAGGGACGTGGGGGGAAGTTCAGCTCGAAAGCCTCTTGTCGCAAATTCTCGCCCCGGCTCAGTACGAACGGAGCGTCGCCCTTGATCCGGACTCGGCCGAGCGGGTCGACTTCGGGCTGAAAATCCCCACCGGCGACCCGGACGAGCCGCCGCTGTGGCTGCCCCTTGACGCCAAGTTCCCTCTGGCGTCATACGAGCGGCTGTTGGCCGCCAGAGAGCGAGGCGACGCCGACGGAGAAGCGGCTGGCCGACGGGAGCTGATCAAGGCCCTTGACCTTCAGGCCGCGTCGGTGCGGAAAAAGTACGTCCGCCCGCCGGTCACGACCGACTTCGCCCTGCTGTTCCTGCCGTCGGAAAGCCTGTACGCCGAAGCGCTGCGCGACCCGTCGACTCTGCCGTCGCTTCAGGAGCGGCACCGGGTCGTCCCGGTTGGGCCGACCACATTGGCCGCCCTGCTCAACAGCCTGAGGCTCGGCTTTCGCGCCTTGGCCATCAGCCGACGAAGCGGCGAGATCTGGCGGATTCTCGGCGACGTGAAGACCGAGTTCGCCCGCTTCGGCGAGGTTCTCGAGCGGGTGAGGAAACAGCTCGGCGCCGCGGCAAACTCGATTGAGGAGACCGGCCGGCGGACCCGGGCGATGGAACAGCGGCTCGAGGGCGTTGAACGATCCGATGAGCCGGAAGGGCGAGAGCCCGAAGGACCGGCCCCCAGCCATAAAAAGGCGGAGGCTCTCCGATGA
- a CDS encoding methylated-DNA--[protein]-cysteine S-methyltransferase — translation MSGPVLLRRVDAGPFPLLVGEEDGKLVKVGFPGELGNVVQGPDTPLLRETARQLRAYFSRRLKVFDLPLAFSGTPFQLQVWEALRLVPWGKTVTYSELARRTARPKAARAVGNAMAANPLVIVIPCHRVVLSDGRLGQFGGGAAMKQFLLANEGVLFQLPRSGGGSRRVLQ, via the coding sequence ATGAGCGGCCCGGTCCTGCTGAGGCGCGTCGACGCCGGACCGTTCCCCTTGCTGGTCGGCGAGGAGGACGGAAAACTGGTTAAGGTCGGTTTCCCCGGCGAACTGGGAAACGTCGTCCAGGGGCCTGACACGCCGCTTCTTCGGGAGACGGCCCGCCAGCTTCGGGCGTATTTCTCCCGGCGGCTCAAGGTCTTTGACCTGCCGCTGGCCTTTTCCGGCACGCCGTTTCAGCTCCAAGTCTGGGAGGCCCTTCGGCTCGTGCCGTGGGGGAAAACCGTCACGTACAGCGAGTTGGCCCGCCGAACCGCGCGTCCCAAAGCGGCCCGGGCGGTCGGCAACGCGATGGCCGCCAATCCGCTCGTGATCGTCATTCCGTGCCACCGGGTCGTCCTGTCGGACGGACGGCTGGGCCAATTCGGCGGCGGCGCGGCGATGAAACAGTTTCTCTTGGCCAATGAAGGGGTATTGTTTCAGCTTCCTCGGAGCGGCGGAGGAAGCCGACGCGTGTTACAATGA
- a CDS encoding cobyric acid synthase, whose product MGFLSKCVMVQGCSSSVGKSVLTAGLCRLYARRGFRVAPFKAQNMAFPAYLPDGRAIAGSVVTQAEAACREPESDMNPILLRVAGEGVSEVFVHGRSIGLIPGHQYQADKGKFRPKVEESWRRLLASNDVVVIEGAGSPAEINLKKDDLVNMGMAKMAGAPVLLVGDIDRGGVFAALAGTLLLLDPEERDLVKGMVINKFRGDLSLLEPGLAMIENITGKPVLGVVRYFRSGLPEEDSLEVPAAPLTAEERNERYDRLADLLESSLDVAKLDQIVGVAR is encoded by the coding sequence ATGGGATTTTTATCCAAGTGCGTGATGGTTCAGGGGTGCTCGTCTTCGGTGGGAAAGAGCGTGCTGACGGCTGGCCTGTGTCGGCTGTACGCCCGCCGGGGCTTTCGCGTCGCGCCGTTTAAGGCTCAGAACATGGCGTTCCCTGCCTACCTGCCGGACGGCCGGGCGATCGCCGGCAGCGTGGTCACTCAGGCCGAAGCCGCCTGCCGGGAGCCGGAAAGCGACATGAACCCGATACTCCTGCGGGTGGCCGGCGAAGGGGTCAGCGAGGTGTTCGTCCACGGCCGTTCGATTGGGCTGATTCCGGGCCACCAGTATCAGGCCGACAAGGGAAAGTTCCGTCCCAAAGTGGAAGAGTCCTGGCGGCGCCTTCTCGCGTCAAACGACGTGGTCGTCATCGAGGGAGCCGGGAGCCCGGCGGAGATCAACCTGAAAAAGGACGACTTAGTCAACATGGGCATGGCGAAAATGGCCGGCGCGCCGGTTCTGCTGGTTGGGGACATCGACCGGGGCGGCGTGTTCGCCGCCTTGGCTGGGACGCTGCTCCTGCTGGACCCGGAGGAGCGCGATTTGGTCAAAGGAATGGTGATCAACAAGTTCCGCGGCGATTTGTCGCTTCTGGAACCCGGGTTGGCCATGATCGAGAACATCACAGGCAAGCCAGTTCTCGGCGTGGTGCGGTACTTCCGTTCCGGCCTGCCGGAAGAGGACAGCTTGGAGGTTCCCGCCGCGCCTCTGACAGCCGAGGAGCGGAACGAACGGTACGACCGGCTAGCTGACTTGTTGGAATCGTCGTTGGACGTGGCCAAGCTCGACCAAATCGTCGGGGTAGCGAGGTGA
- the cbiB gene encoding adenosylcobinamide-phosphate synthase CbiB has protein sequence MTGLFSLAWALAADWLFGDPEGLPHPVCAVGRFIGWWDRLARKRLSGGERSAFRLRLAGLAGWCATVAGTFLFVWATVAAAGRLSAAAGFLVQTYWLFSGLAATCLSREAAAVAGFLRAGDLPSARRRLAGLVGRDTGELSSYQVVQAVVETVAENCSDGALAPIFWAALGAPFGLSAPAMWAYKAVNTMDSMVGYLDETHRDIGFVPAKADDVFNWIPARLAVILFALMAPSLGFDGAKTLRTGFEQGRRHLSPNAGYPEAAMAGALGITLGGTHTYGGMTVVKPELTGGTDEPNVRHIDMARSFLWPATLWAALLLSPLWLLP, from the coding sequence GTGACCGGCCTCTTTTCCCTCGCTTGGGCTCTGGCCGCCGACTGGCTGTTCGGCGACCCGGAAGGGCTGCCCCACCCGGTTTGCGCTGTTGGCCGGTTCATCGGCTGGTGGGACCGTCTGGCAAGAAAACGTTTGAGCGGGGGAGAGCGAAGCGCCTTTCGCCTTCGGCTGGCCGGTCTGGCCGGCTGGTGCGCCACAGTCGCTGGGACGTTTCTGTTCGTCTGGGCGACCGTTGCCGCCGCCGGTCGGCTGAGCGCGGCGGCTGGCTTTCTCGTCCAGACCTACTGGCTGTTTTCTGGGCTGGCGGCGACCTGTTTGAGCAGGGAAGCCGCGGCTGTCGCCGGGTTTCTCCGCGCCGGCGACCTGCCGTCGGCCCGCCGTCGGCTGGCCGGCCTTGTTGGACGGGATACCGGAGAGCTTTCTTCATATCAAGTAGTTCAGGCGGTCGTCGAAACGGTAGCGGAAAACTGCTCGGACGGCGCCTTGGCCCCGATTTTTTGGGCGGCGCTCGGCGCGCCGTTTGGCCTGTCCGCTCCGGCCATGTGGGCCTATAAGGCGGTCAACACTATGGATTCAATGGTTGGGTACTTGGACGAGACGCACCGGGACATCGGTTTTGTCCCAGCGAAGGCGGACGACGTTTTCAACTGGATTCCAGCCCGGCTGGCTGTCATTCTGTTCGCCCTGATGGCGCCGAGTCTGGGTTTCGACGGGGCCAAGACGCTACGCACCGGCTTCGAGCAGGGGCGCCGCCACCTGAGCCCCAACGCCGGATACCCGGAAGCCGCAATGGCCGGGGCGCTGGGAATCACCCTTGGCGGGACTCACACCTACGGCGGAATGACGGTCGTCAAGCCCGAACTGACCGGCGGAACCGACGAGCCGAACGTCCGGCACATCGACATGGCTCGGTCGTTTCTGTGGCCGGCGACGCTCTGGGCGGCGCTGCTCCTGTCGCCTCTGTGGCTCCTGCCATGA
- a CDS encoding pyridoxal phosphate-dependent aminotransferase — protein sequence MAGDALGGAAPVASVAPAMTAARHGGDVEGARRTWGRERWLDFSSNICPLGVPRPVADALTEHLSDDLTSYPDPQCRRVREIVGRLCGASEDEVLPGCGVSQLLWALGPLLPSPVLLPEPSFVDYRRSLARRGGHDVRPFHLKLESPGPSPDDLAEGAAGCRAILMGNPNNPTSFLFQPNELVSALTPWLDGGGLLVLDESFVTLTDGGAANSCWPLLRGRPNVVVFQSVTKSLALPGLRLGWVLGGKELLAKLADELPDWSVSGPATRAAEAFGRLDEYAASRRKWLIEQRKYLTDGLSNLPGVTVFPPSANFVLVRFERTTGTFVAQKLAERGILVRRCADFPGLDDRYVRLAVKDGTANRQLLAALEETLKEGER from the coding sequence GTGGCCGGCGACGCTCTGGGCGGCGCTGCTCCTGTCGCCTCTGTGGCTCCTGCCATGACGGCGGCGCGGCACGGCGGCGACGTGGAAGGAGCCCGTCGGACCTGGGGCCGGGAACGGTGGCTCGACTTCAGCTCCAACATCTGCCCGTTAGGCGTGCCGCGTCCCGTGGCCGACGCCTTGACGGAACACCTGTCAGATGACCTGACGTCGTACCCGGATCCTCAGTGCCGCCGCGTTCGGGAGATCGTCGGCCGATTGTGCGGCGCTTCGGAGGACGAAGTCCTTCCCGGCTGCGGTGTGTCCCAGCTCCTTTGGGCGCTCGGGCCGCTGCTGCCCAGTCCTGTTCTGCTGCCCGAACCCAGTTTTGTGGACTACCGGCGTTCTTTGGCCCGCCGGGGCGGGCATGACGTGCGCCCGTTCCATCTGAAACTGGAATCTCCCGGCCCGTCGCCGGACGATCTGGCGGAAGGGGCGGCCGGCTGCCGGGCAATTCTGATGGGCAACCCGAACAACCCGACGTCGTTTTTGTTCCAGCCAAACGAGCTGGTTTCCGCCCTGACCCCGTGGCTTGACGGAGGCGGCCTGCTGGTCCTTGACGAGTCGTTCGTGACCCTGACCGACGGCGGGGCTGCCAACTCGTGCTGGCCCCTGCTGCGCGGACGGCCGAACGTCGTCGTGTTTCAGTCGGTAACCAAGTCGCTGGCCCTGCCGGGGCTTCGTCTCGGTTGGGTACTGGGCGGAAAAGAGCTGCTCGCCAAGTTGGCCGACGAGCTCCCCGACTGGTCGGTCAGCGGCCCCGCCACCCGCGCGGCCGAGGCGTTCGGCCGGCTGGACGAATACGCCGCCAGCCGACGAAAGTGGCTGATCGAACAGAGAAAATACCTGACGGACGGCCTTTCCAATCTGCCCGGCGTGACCGTTTTCCCGCCGTCGGCCAACTTCGTCCTCGTCAGGTTCGAGCGGACGACCGGAACGTTCGTCGCTCAAAAGTTGGCCGAGCGGGGAATTTTGGTTCGCCGGTGCGCCGACTTCCCCGGGCTGGACGACCGATACGTTCGGCTGGCCGTCAAGGACGGGACGGCGAACCGACAGCTGCTGGCCGCGCTTGAAGAGACGCTGAAGGAGGGGGAACGGTGA
- a CDS encoding ATP-binding cassette domain-containing protein, with translation MRTELYALEAVGLCRRFGGVQALDGASLTLERGRITALLGSSGAGKSTLLACLSGAERPESGSIRIDGRPLTLGSPRLAQKAGVRLVPQSPALAGGLDVASHIFLGREPLKWGLWVDRKKMAQDAQNLLDRWEVPLPARGVRVGDLSRGQQQTILLLQALAAGARVLLLDEPAAFIGLRDRERFFKMLGEFRSSDAALLCAFHRLSDALRFSDNLAVLARGKIVLTCQAAQADGAEILSAMG, from the coding sequence ATGAGAACTGAATTGTATGCGTTGGAAGCCGTCGGCCTTTGTCGGCGCTTCGGCGGCGTTCAGGCCCTTGACGGTGCGTCTTTGACGCTGGAACGGGGCCGAATCACCGCCCTGTTGGGAAGCAGCGGCGCGGGGAAAAGCACCCTGTTGGCCTGTCTTTCCGGCGCTGAGCGTCCCGAAAGCGGATCGATCCGAATCGACGGGCGCCCGCTGACTTTAGGCTCGCCCCGTCTGGCTCAGAAAGCCGGCGTTCGGCTCGTGCCCCAGTCCCCGGCGCTGGCCGGCGGCCTCGACGTGGCGTCCCATATTTTTTTAGGGCGGGAGCCGCTCAAATGGGGCTTGTGGGTCGACCGAAAGAAAATGGCTCAAGACGCCCAGAACCTGCTGGACCGTTGGGAAGTTCCCCTGCCGGCCAGAGGCGTTCGGGTGGGAGACCTGTCCAGAGGGCAGCAGCAGACGATCCTGTTGCTTCAGGCGTTGGCGGCCGGCGCGCGCGTTTTGCTGCTTGACGAGCCGGCGGCGTTTATCGGTTTAAGGGACCGGGAGCGGTTCTTCAAGATGTTGGGCGAGTTCCGCTCGTCCGACGCGGCTTTGTTATGCGCGTTTCACCGGCTCAGCGACGCCCTTCGTTTTTCGGACAATCTGGCCGTCTTGGCCCGCGGAAAAATCGTTCTGACCTGTCAGGCCGCTCAGGCTGACGGTGCGGAAATCTTATCCGCGATGGGGTAG
- the cobT gene encoding nicotinate-nucleotide--dimethylbenzimidazole phosphoribosyltransferase, producing MNDFKMALRELKAPSDEWYAKAWAHLDRLTMPPRAMGKLMELAARLSSMRRELAPTMERFCVVPFCADHGLFRPQVTNSPQIVTELVARHMAEGTATVNCMARLHGGTVLPVDVGIKGDLSDLGSRMVHRKIAPGTADFASGLAMTLSQAQECLDVGAAVARHLAAENDFLAVGEMGVGNTSAAAALAAVFTGKSAAVLTGLGSGIDEGKLAHKVALIEKAIALNRPDPSDPMDVVSKVGGFEIAAMAGFIVGAAAARRPVVLDGFVSGAAALLAVRLAPDCRGYLVAAHRASERGHGTVLDALGLEPLYSLDLHLGEGAGCPLAAPFLRSAVALMGLPTFEQTGVPEGISEDGTRGAK from the coding sequence GTGAACGACTTTAAAATGGCGCTGAGGGAGCTGAAAGCGCCGTCAGACGAGTGGTACGCGAAGGCGTGGGCGCACCTTGACCGGCTCACCATGCCGCCTCGCGCCATGGGAAAGCTCATGGAGCTGGCGGCCCGGCTGTCGTCGATGCGCCGCGAGCTCGCGCCGACGATGGAGCGGTTCTGCGTTGTTCCCTTCTGCGCCGACCACGGGCTGTTCCGGCCTCAGGTCACCAACTCGCCCCAGATTGTCACCGAACTGGTGGCCCGCCACATGGCCGAAGGGACGGCGACGGTCAACTGCATGGCCCGCCTTCACGGCGGAACCGTCCTGCCGGTGGACGTGGGGATAAAAGGCGATCTGTCCGACTTGGGAAGCCGAATGGTCCACCGAAAAATCGCGCCCGGCACGGCCGACTTTGCGTCAGGCCTAGCGATGACCCTTTCACAGGCGCAGGAGTGCCTTGACGTCGGCGCCGCCGTCGCCCGGCATTTGGCGGCGGAGAACGACTTTTTAGCCGTCGGGGAAATGGGCGTGGGCAACACGTCCGCGGCGGCGGCTTTGGCTGCCGTTTTCACCGGAAAAAGCGCCGCGGTCCTGACCGGCCTAGGCTCGGGAATCGACGAGGGAAAACTCGCGCACAAAGTTGCTCTGATCGAGAAGGCGATTGCGCTCAACCGGCCGGACCCGTCCGACCCGATGGACGTCGTCTCCAAGGTCGGCGGCTTTGAAATCGCCGCCATGGCCGGGTTCATCGTCGGCGCCGCTGCCGCGCGCCGACCAGTGGTTCTCGACGGCTTCGTCTCCGGCGCCGCCGCCCTGCTGGCCGTCAGGCTGGCCCCGGACTGCCGGGGCTACTTGGTCGCCGCTCACCGAGCCAGCGAGCGGGGACACGGAACCGTCCTCGACGCCTTAGGGCTGGAACCACTCTACAGCTTGGACCTTCACTTGGGCGAAGGGGCCGGCTGCCCGTTGGCCGCTCCGTTCCTGCGCTCTGCCGTCGCGCTGATGGGGCTTCCAACCTTCGAGCAGACCGGCGTGCCCGAAGGCATTTCGGAAGACGGAACTCGAGGCGCCAAATGA
- the cobU gene encoding bifunctional adenosylcobinamide kinase/adenosylcobinamide-phosphate guanylyltransferase, translating into MESILVTGGCRSGKSDFALSLVKGRKKRFFVATAQALDDEMARRIEAHRQARGEGWTTLEVPLDLPGALAGLPSDGVALVDCLTVWSCNVMSSPEVWDGESCGLFDRLVQTAACPPCDLIFVTNELGMGIVPADPFTRRYRDVTGRLNQRIAAACSQAWLVVCGLPVRLK; encoded by the coding sequence GTGGAGAGTATTTTAGTGACCGGCGGCTGCCGGAGCGGAAAAAGCGACTTCGCCCTGTCGCTCGTCAAAGGGCGGAAAAAAAGGTTTTTCGTCGCCACGGCTCAGGCGTTGGACGACGAGATGGCCCGGCGGATCGAGGCTCACCGGCAGGCCAGAGGCGAAGGGTGGACGACCCTTGAAGTGCCTCTCGACCTGCCCGGCGCTTTGGCCGGTCTGCCGTCTGACGGCGTCGCGTTGGTGGACTGCTTAACCGTGTGGAGCTGCAACGTCATGTCATCGCCGGAGGTTTGGGACGGCGAAAGCTGCGGGCTGTTCGACCGGCTCGTCCAGACCGCCGCCTGCCCGCCCTGCGACCTTATTTTCGTGACCAACGAACTTGGCATGGGCATCGTTCCGGCTGACCCGTTCACCCGCCGATACAGGGACGTGACGGGCCGGCTCAACCAGAGAATAGCCGCCGCCTGCAGCCAAGCGTGGCTCGTCGTCTGCGGCTTGCCTGTGAGGCTCAAATGA
- a CDS encoding amidohydrolase, which translates to MTQPYQPLELRQREAYENLWKECPQSSSDQSFLILLGWSGLFGYEAAWDNDLVWLRQTRPEALYLPPAGSWENQDWEKRLIEQVGPKARFVTVPEHLALIWSDQLGHKIAIEEDRNSFEYLYRAGELETLAGNRHMRRRNKINQFRRHHKSVFVPLSDELIDPILALQARWLTEQALQPGSKSETLLRTENDCIRLALAHWKEFGLVGGAVAADGQLIAYTLAEPVPDGSLQVHFEKGLAEYDGSYQVVNQDFAVFLNGRYELLNREEDMGDPGLRHAKLAYSPTMFLRKYTVLWDAEATEGHPAAFPVRGAVYPENPAQPEPTEPAAAESTPVEPQPRQVTWEEVFDKAPCKSMQENFEARKQCKVWQSVEAGLDEWIEAQGPEAVRISDDLAAHPELSGGEVRSSEIFASLLARHGFAVEQPFMEMPTAFMARKTLGHGGPVVAFLVEYDALPDVGHGCGHNLHGTVAAFAGMGLAHVLERHRCDATVWVIGTPAEETWGGKIPMASGGVFDGVTLALMFHCTTGMAKVASRFLALDGWQFDFSGKPAHSSGAPWKGRSALNGLRLFLNALDMMRLHMMPSDRLHSVITDGDGAINVIAPKASCRVETRAVNRPRLDSLNEMVLAAAKGAALATGTSVTWNKFMPSFDDMLPNLAAEELAFRVLDDMGIPVAKGEELDGSSDIGNVSYRCPAIHPLLSICQTKLPAHTAAFAEATVGEDGHKALLTGIRALARIGGRVAIDPALAALIRQDFEGARAAQVGPKDEK; encoded by the coding sequence GTGACGCAACCCTATCAACCGTTGGAACTGAGGCAGCGGGAGGCTTATGAAAACCTGTGGAAGGAGTGCCCTCAAAGCTCGTCCGACCAGAGCTTTCTTATCCTGCTGGGGTGGTCGGGGCTCTTCGGCTACGAGGCCGCGTGGGATAACGATCTGGTCTGGCTCCGTCAGACTCGGCCTGAGGCCCTGTACCTGCCGCCGGCCGGCTCGTGGGAGAATCAGGACTGGGAAAAACGGCTCATCGAACAGGTGGGGCCGAAAGCCCGGTTCGTCACGGTTCCGGAGCATCTGGCCCTGATCTGGTCCGACCAGCTAGGGCACAAAATCGCCATCGAAGAGGACAGAAACTCGTTCGAGTACCTGTACCGGGCCGGCGAGTTGGAGACCTTAGCCGGAAACCGCCACATGCGACGGCGCAACAAGATCAACCAGTTCCGTCGGCACCACAAAAGCGTTTTCGTCCCCTTGAGCGACGAGCTGATCGACCCGATCTTGGCCCTTCAGGCCCGTTGGCTGACAGAGCAGGCGCTCCAACCGGGCTCGAAATCGGAAACGCTTTTGAGGACCGAGAACGATTGCATTCGTTTGGCCTTGGCCCACTGGAAGGAGTTCGGCTTAGTCGGCGGCGCCGTGGCGGCGGACGGTCAGCTGATCGCCTACACGCTCGCCGAGCCGGTTCCCGACGGCTCCCTGCAGGTTCACTTTGAAAAAGGGCTGGCCGAGTACGACGGCTCGTACCAGGTGGTTAACCAGGACTTCGCCGTCTTCCTGAACGGCCGGTATGAGCTTCTTAACCGGGAGGAGGACATGGGGGACCCGGGGCTGCGCCACGCCAAGCTGGCCTACTCGCCGACGATGTTCCTGCGGAAGTACACGGTCCTTTGGGACGCGGAGGCTACAGAGGGCCATCCGGCCGCCTTCCCGGTTCGTGGGGCCGTTTACCCTGAGAATCCGGCTCAGCCAGAGCCGACAGAACCGGCGGCTGCAGAATCGACACCAGTTGAACCTCAGCCCAGGCAGGTCACTTGGGAAGAGGTGTTCGACAAGGCGCCCTGCAAGAGCATGCAGGAGAACTTTGAAGCGCGCAAGCAGTGCAAGGTCTGGCAGTCGGTCGAGGCAGGGCTTGACGAGTGGATAGAGGCTCAAGGGCCGGAGGCGGTGCGGATCAGCGATGATCTGGCCGCTCATCCGGAGCTTTCCGGCGGGGAAGTCCGCTCCAGCGAAATTTTCGCGTCCCTATTGGCGCGGCACGGCTTCGCGGTAGAGCAGCCGTTCATGGAGATGCCCACGGCGTTTATGGCCCGCAAGACGTTGGGGCACGGCGGCCCGGTGGTCGCGTTTTTGGTGGAGTACGACGCCCTGCCGGACGTGGGACACGGCTGCGGTCACAACCTTCACGGCACCGTCGCGGCGTTCGCCGGCATGGGGCTGGCCCACGTGCTGGAGCGTCACCGCTGCGACGCCACTGTTTGGGTGATCGGCACGCCGGCCGAAGAGACGTGGGGCGGCAAAATCCCCATGGCGTCAGGCGGAGTGTTCGACGGCGTGACGCTCGCCCTCATGTTCCACTGCACTACCGGAATGGCTAAGGTCGCGTCGCGCTTTCTCGCGCTGGACGGCTGGCAGTTTGACTTTTCGGGCAAGCCGGCTCACTCGTCCGGCGCCCCGTGGAAAGGCCGCAGCGCCTTGAACGGCCTTCGGCTCTTCCTGAACGCGTTGGACATGATGCGGCTTCACATGATGCCGTCGGACCGTCTCCATTCGGTCATCACCGACGGCGACGGGGCGATCAACGTCATCGCTCCCAAGGCGTCGTGCCGCGTCGAGACGCGGGCCGTCAACCGGCCGCGGCTCGATAGCCTGAACGAGATGGTCCTGGCGGCCGCCAAGGGAGCGGCGCTGGCAACCGGAACGTCCGTGACGTGGAACAAATTCATGCCGAGCTTTGACGACATGCTGCCCAACTTAGCGGCGGAAGAACTGGCGTTCCGCGTGCTGGACGACATGGGTATTCCGGTGGCGAAAGGCGAAGAGCTGGATGGGTCCAGCGACATCGGCAACGTATCATACCGTTGTCCGGCCATTCATCCGCTCCTTTCGATCTGCCAGACTAAGCTGCCGGCCCACACGGCCGCGTTCGCCGAGGCCACGGTCGGGGAAGACGGGCACAAGGCCCTGCTGACGGGCATTCGAGCTCTGGCCCGTATCGGCGGGCGTGTCGCGATCGACCCGGCGCTGGCCGCCCTCATCAGGCAGGACTTTGAAGGGGCTCGGGCCGCTCAAGTGGGCCCGAAAGACGAGAAGTAA
- the cobS gene encoding adenosylcobinamide-GDP ribazoletransferase, with protein sequence MIRSLIASLQFLTRLPIPGQFEADELGRSINLFAVGGLVIGAAAGGVSYLLQRLGCPWTIRAVCITVFLAGVTGGMHLDGVADTFDGLMSGKRGEKLLEVMRDSRIGTMGAVALWAVLSLKAASIAAIPDPLTALLLACGAGRACLTGGLAFFPYAGGGLAAAFAPHAKKNWAGGVWLILLEVGLIFGSSSLAVFVALACAAGTAFCLDLRCQRLLGGITGDVLGASCETAEAVCLAVYALLS encoded by the coding sequence ATGATCCGATCGTTAATCGCTTCTCTTCAATTTCTTACCCGCCTGCCGATACCGGGCCAGTTCGAAGCCGACGAGCTGGGCCGGTCAATCAACCTGTTCGCCGTCGGCGGGCTCGTCATAGGAGCCGCGGCAGGCGGCGTCTCTTACCTGCTGCAGCGGCTCGGGTGTCCGTGGACCATCCGTGCCGTTTGCATCACTGTTTTCTTGGCCGGCGTGACCGGCGGAATGCACTTGGACGGCGTGGCCGACACGTTCGACGGCCTCATGAGCGGCAAGCGGGGCGAAAAACTGTTGGAAGTCATGCGGGACAGCCGAATTGGCACGATGGGGGCGGTTGCTCTCTGGGCAGTCTTATCGCTGAAGGCCGCTTCGATTGCCGCGATACCTGACCCACTGACGGCCTTGCTGTTGGCCTGCGGCGCCGGGCGAGCCTGCCTGACCGGCGGGCTGGCGTTTTTCCCTTACGCCGGCGGCGGGCTGGCAGCTGCCTTTGCCCCTCACGCGAAAAAAAACTGGGCCGGCGGCGTCTGGCTGATTCTGTTGGAGGTCGGCCTGATCTTTGGTTCCAGCTCGCTGGCTGTTTTTGTCGCGCTGGCCTGCGCCGCTGGGACTGCGTTTTGCTTGGATCTCCGATGCCAGCGGCTTTTGGGGGGCATTACTGGCGACGTACTGGGCGCTTCATGTGAGACGGCGGAGGCGGTCTGTCTGGCCGTCTACGCCCTATTGAGCTAA